In Portunus trituberculatus isolate SZX2019 chromosome 22, ASM1759143v1, whole genome shotgun sequence, one DNA window encodes the following:
- the LOC123507419 gene encoding CXXC-type zinc finger protein 1-like isoform X1 — translation MSKSEIARQFDLPERQSKLNTMLREEGLKDEQVYCVCRTSDVSRFMIGCDKCEEWYHGDCINVTESEANKIRKFFCQRCRLKEPTLEIKYKQKKPHHHDHSDSKHHKDKERKDRERKDKERRDKEKRDKEKYKYDKHSASKSKSSSSGGSKSSSSSSSQRCGACEACYQREDCGRCENCKDMAKFGGPHKLRQKCKKRQCHNFVQLAQRPNKTSSNSPKKHREHETDKPPKPPSQPPLIVKEDYPTVLKDRNEHSEEEMFEFNKKYTKEPVIVETTKTKEKEVKSFNRKKKEQAQGMRKRKNRHESDTSDSESDSGFMRADQVITRQCFGPQCTRLARPSSKYCCDECGLKLAEARIYSVLPQRIQEWKMSECVAETKDIRQLEKIRRQQLEAREVLQQLDQRHLELDRLVERGRRASIDPKADDGGEEEGVDSIYIYCVTCGHEVQARRAVRHMENCFNKLESQTTFGSMFKTRIEGNNMFCDFYNSSTLTYCKRLRVMCPEHTKAPLVKDHEVCGAPLTSNVFNVTGEICLAPKKKCLRHYCWEKLRRAEIDMERVRQWLKLDELLEQERTVRQAMTNRAGVLGLMLHSTYDHELAEKLQQSQQYHQNDHQYHTNSTKYQRTNTTSNTAANATTTTQHKQKKQQQSQQRHHSSSQRYSTDLQTSETQLPSDHQYHSTGHKHHHSDHQYHNSDRTSKQQQQQQQQQQHHHSDHQYHSSDRTKPLQQTPPTTQHHHNDHQYHSSSRDQKYQTSQRYHSDHQYYSSKKQK, via the exons ATGTCTAAG TCTGAGATAGCGCGGCAATTTGACCTCCCGGAGCGACAGAGTAAGCTGAACACAATGCTGCGGGAGGAAGGGCTGAAGGACGAGCAGGTGTACTGTGTGTGTCGCACCTCAGATGTCTCCAGGTTCATGAT AGGCTGTGACAAGTGTGAGGAGTGGTACCACGGCGACTGCATCAACGTCACTGAGTCCGAGGCAAACAAGATACGGAAATTCTTTTGTCAG AGATGCAGACTAAAGGAACCCACCCTGGAGATCAAATACAAACAGAAGAAgccccaccaccacgaccacagtGACAGCAAGCACCATaaggacaaggagaggaaggacagggaacgcaaggacaaggagaggagagacaaggaaaagagagataaggagaaataTAAGTATGACAAACATTCTG CCTCCAAGAGTaagagtagcagcagtggtggtagtaaaagtagcagcagcagcagcagtcagcGATGTGGAGCATGTGAGGCATGTTACCAGCGCGAGGACTGTGGGCGCTGTGAGAACTGCAAGGACATGGCTAAGTTTGGAGGCCCTCACAAGCTGCGTCAGAAGTGCAAGAAGAGACAATGCCATAACTTT GTGCAGCTCGCCCAGAGACCCAACAAGACCAGCAGCAACAGTCCCAAGAAGCACCGGGAGCATGAGACAGACAAGCCCCCCAAGCCCCCATCACAGCCCCCACTCATTGTGAAGGAGGACTACCCCACCGTGCTCAAGGACCGCAACGAACACAGCgaggaggaaatgtttgagTTCAACAAGAAGTACACAAAGGAACCAGTGATTGTTGAGACCACCAAAACCAAAGAGAAGGAAGTCAAGTCGTTTAATCGGAAA aaaaaagaacaggCACAAGGAATGCGGAAACGAAAGAACCGCCACGAATCAGACACTTCTGACAGTGAATCAGACAGCGGCTTCATGCGGGCAGACCAGGTCATCACCCGGCAGTGCTTTGGGCCGCAGTGCACCAGGCTGGCACGTCCCAGCAGCAAGTACTGCTGTGATGAGTGTGGCCTCAAGCTGGCTGAAGCAAGGATCTATTCT GTATTGCCGCAGCGCATTCAGGAGTGGaagatgagtgagtgtgtggcggAGACAAAGGACATCAGGCAACTGGAGAAGATCAGGCGGCAGCAGTTAGAGGCGAGGGAGGTGCTGCAGCAACTAGACCAGCGGCACCTT gAGTTAGACCGTTTAGTTGAGCGGGGAAGGAGAGCCAGTATTGACCCCAAGGCTGAtgatgggggagaggaggagggcgtggaCAGCATCTACATCTACTGTGTTACTTGTGGACATGAAGTTCAGGCCAGGAGAGCAGTTAGACACATGGAAAACTGCTTTAATAAG CTGGAGAGTCAGACCACCTTTGGCTCCATGTTCAAGACAAGGATAGAGGGCAACAACATGTTCTGTGACTTCTACAACTCCAGCACCCTCACATATTGCAAAAGGCTGAGGGTGATGTGTCCTGAACACACCAAGGCACCACTGGTCAAGGATCATGAG gtgtgtggagCTCCTCTGACCTCCAATGTGTTTAACGTGACGGGAGAAATATGTCTGGCGCCCAAAAAGAAATGTTTGCGTCACTACTGTTGGGAAAAGCTGCGGAGGGCTGAGATAGACATGGAGAGAGTCAGACAG TGGCTCAAATTAGATGAGTTACTGGAACAGGAGCGTACAGTGAGGCAAGCGATGACTAACCGTGCTGGAGTGCTGGGACTGATGCTGCACTCCACCTACGACCATGAACTGGCAGAGAAGCTCCAACAGTCCCAGCAGTACCACCAGAATGACCACCAGTACCACACCAACAGTACAAAGTATCAACgaaccaacaccaccagtaacaccgctgctaatgccaccaccactacacagcaCAAACAGAAGAAACAGCAGCAGTCACAGCAACGCCATCACTCCTCCTCACAGCGGTACAGCACAGATCTCCAAACCAGTGAGACACAGCTTCCCAGTGATCACCAGTACCACAGCACAGGACACAAGCATCACCACAGCGACCACCAGTACCATAACAGTGACCGCACCAgtaagcagcaacaacaacagcagcagcagcagcagcaccatcacaGCGACCACCAGTACCACAGCAGTGACCGCACCAAGCCACTGCAGCAGACACCCCCCACAACGCAGCACCACCACAATGACCACCAGTATCATTCCAGCAGCAGGGACCAGAAGTACCAGACCAGTCAGCGGTACCACTCAGACCACCAGTATTACTCCAGCAAGAAACAAAAGTGA
- the LOC123507421 gene encoding adenylyltransferase and sulfurtransferase MOCS3-like produces MSEGRAGDDMQDRSQWSREKLLEELQKKEEENQNLKSQLHQQQTLTYSPILSGDILNHQLQAIGEEPLTHAQVARYSRQLILPEFGPRGQRTLSAASILIVGCGGLGCPAAIYLAAAGVGRLGLIDYDLVELNNLHRQVLHTEARVGTSKALSIAQSIQALNSEVKVVPYEVSFTSSVALAVIRQYDVVLDCTDNVATRYLLNDACVLADKPLVSGSALRFEGQLTVYHHQGGPCFRCIHPKPPPPETVTNCSDGGVLGAVPGVIGCMQALEAIKIITNVGTSLSQKLLLFDGLRGTFLTVKLRGMKSTCEICGETPSIKQLIDYEQFCGAAATDKDKGVMLLDRNKRLTVEEYRTLMEANKSHVLIDVRLPVELEICSLPNCINIPLKDIDKEKSRSLIQNKLSDLGTKSVICVCRRGNDSQVAVRQLEASLSQPEYQVRDIIGGLTAWAHKIDKSMPVY; encoded by the exons atgagtgaaggaagggctGGCGATGACATGCAAG ATAGAAGCCAGTGGTCCAGGGAGAAGTTACTTGAGGAACtccagaagaaggaagaggagaaccagAATCTAAAATCACAACTACACCAACAACAGACTCTCACCTACTCACCAATCCTTAGTGGTGACATCCTGAACCACCAGCTGCAGGCCATTGGGGAAGAACCTCTCACCCATGCTCAAGTTGCTAGGTATTCACGGCAACTCATTCTACCAGAGTTTGGCCCCAGAGGACAGAGGACATTATCAGCAGCATCTATTCTCATTGTTGGGTGTGGCGGCCTGGGGTGTCCTGCGGCGATATACTTAGCTGCTGCTGGTGTGGGACGACTTGGCTTGATTGATTATGACTTGGTAGAGCTGAACAATCTCCACAGACAGGTCCTGCACACAGAGGCAAGGGTTGGCACATCTAAGGCACTCTCCATCGCCCAGTCCATCCAGGCACTGAACAGCGAAGTGAAGGTGGTGCCATATGAGGTTTCCTTCACTAGCAGCGTGGCTCTGGCGGTGATTAGGCAGTATGATGTGGTGTTAGACTGCACGGATAATGTAGCCACTCGGTACCTATTGAATGACGCCTGTGTCCTGGCCGACAAACCCCTCGTCTCTGGCTCTGCTCTGAGGTTTGAAGGTCAGCTGACTGTCTACCATCACCAGGGAGGACCTTGTTTCCGCTGCATTCACCCTAAGCCTCCACCTCCCGAGACTGTGACAAATTGTTCTGATGGAGGTGTGCTGGGGGCAGTGCCTGGTGTCATTGGGTGCATGCAGGCACTAGAAGCCATCAAAATTATAACTAATGTAGGAACTTCTTTGTCACAGAAACTACTCTTGTTTGATGGTCTTCGTGGAACTTTCCTCACCGTCAAACTGCGAGGCATGAAAAGCACTTGTGAGATCTGTGGGGAGACACCGTCCATAAAGCAGCTGATTGATTATGAACAGTTTTGTGGAGCTGCAGCAACAGACAAGGACAAGGGTGTGATGCTGCTGGACAGAAACAAAAGGCTAACAGTTGAGGAGTACAGAACCTTAATGGAGGCAAACAAATCACATGTACTAATAGATGTAAGACTGCCTGTTGAGTTAGAAATATGTTCCCTACCTAACTGTATTAACATTCCTCTGAAAGacatagacaaagaaaagagtagAAGTCTCATCCAAAATAAACTCTCAGATTTAGGAACAAAGAGTGTCATCTGTGTTTGCCGAAGGGGAAATGACTCTCAGGTAGCCGTGAGGCAGCTGGAGGCATCCTTGTCCCAGCCAGAATACCAAGTCAGGGACATTATTGGTGGGTTGACAGCCTGGGCTCATAAGATAGACAAATCAATGCCTGTATATTGA
- the LOC123507419 gene encoding CXXC-type zinc finger protein 1-like isoform X2 gives MCSEIARQFDLPERQSKLNTMLREEGLKDEQVYCVCRTSDVSRFMIGCDKCEEWYHGDCINVTESEANKIRKFFCQRCRLKEPTLEIKYKQKKPHHHDHSDSKHHKDKERKDRERKDKERRDKEKRDKEKYKYDKHSASKSKSSSSGGSKSSSSSSSQRCGACEACYQREDCGRCENCKDMAKFGGPHKLRQKCKKRQCHNFVQLAQRPNKTSSNSPKKHREHETDKPPKPPSQPPLIVKEDYPTVLKDRNEHSEEEMFEFNKKYTKEPVIVETTKTKEKEVKSFNRKKKEQAQGMRKRKNRHESDTSDSESDSGFMRADQVITRQCFGPQCTRLARPSSKYCCDECGLKLAEARIYSVLPQRIQEWKMSECVAETKDIRQLEKIRRQQLEAREVLQQLDQRHLELDRLVERGRRASIDPKADDGGEEEGVDSIYIYCVTCGHEVQARRAVRHMENCFNKLESQTTFGSMFKTRIEGNNMFCDFYNSSTLTYCKRLRVMCPEHTKAPLVKDHEVCGAPLTSNVFNVTGEICLAPKKKCLRHYCWEKLRRAEIDMERVRQWLKLDELLEQERTVRQAMTNRAGVLGLMLHSTYDHELAEKLQQSQQYHQNDHQYHTNSTKYQRTNTTSNTAANATTTTQHKQKKQQQSQQRHHSSSQRYSTDLQTSETQLPSDHQYHSTGHKHHHSDHQYHNSDRTSKQQQQQQQQQQHHHSDHQYHSSDRTKPLQQTPPTTQHHHNDHQYHSSSRDQKYQTSQRYHSDHQYYSSKKQK, from the exons ATGTGT TCTGAGATAGCGCGGCAATTTGACCTCCCGGAGCGACAGAGTAAGCTGAACACAATGCTGCGGGAGGAAGGGCTGAAGGACGAGCAGGTGTACTGTGTGTGTCGCACCTCAGATGTCTCCAGGTTCATGAT AGGCTGTGACAAGTGTGAGGAGTGGTACCACGGCGACTGCATCAACGTCACTGAGTCCGAGGCAAACAAGATACGGAAATTCTTTTGTCAG AGATGCAGACTAAAGGAACCCACCCTGGAGATCAAATACAAACAGAAGAAgccccaccaccacgaccacagtGACAGCAAGCACCATaaggacaaggagaggaaggacagggaacgcaaggacaaggagaggagagacaaggaaaagagagataaggagaaataTAAGTATGACAAACATTCTG CCTCCAAGAGTaagagtagcagcagtggtggtagtaaaagtagcagcagcagcagcagtcagcGATGTGGAGCATGTGAGGCATGTTACCAGCGCGAGGACTGTGGGCGCTGTGAGAACTGCAAGGACATGGCTAAGTTTGGAGGCCCTCACAAGCTGCGTCAGAAGTGCAAGAAGAGACAATGCCATAACTTT GTGCAGCTCGCCCAGAGACCCAACAAGACCAGCAGCAACAGTCCCAAGAAGCACCGGGAGCATGAGACAGACAAGCCCCCCAAGCCCCCATCACAGCCCCCACTCATTGTGAAGGAGGACTACCCCACCGTGCTCAAGGACCGCAACGAACACAGCgaggaggaaatgtttgagTTCAACAAGAAGTACACAAAGGAACCAGTGATTGTTGAGACCACCAAAACCAAAGAGAAGGAAGTCAAGTCGTTTAATCGGAAA aaaaaagaacaggCACAAGGAATGCGGAAACGAAAGAACCGCCACGAATCAGACACTTCTGACAGTGAATCAGACAGCGGCTTCATGCGGGCAGACCAGGTCATCACCCGGCAGTGCTTTGGGCCGCAGTGCACCAGGCTGGCACGTCCCAGCAGCAAGTACTGCTGTGATGAGTGTGGCCTCAAGCTGGCTGAAGCAAGGATCTATTCT GTATTGCCGCAGCGCATTCAGGAGTGGaagatgagtgagtgtgtggcggAGACAAAGGACATCAGGCAACTGGAGAAGATCAGGCGGCAGCAGTTAGAGGCGAGGGAGGTGCTGCAGCAACTAGACCAGCGGCACCTT gAGTTAGACCGTTTAGTTGAGCGGGGAAGGAGAGCCAGTATTGACCCCAAGGCTGAtgatgggggagaggaggagggcgtggaCAGCATCTACATCTACTGTGTTACTTGTGGACATGAAGTTCAGGCCAGGAGAGCAGTTAGACACATGGAAAACTGCTTTAATAAG CTGGAGAGTCAGACCACCTTTGGCTCCATGTTCAAGACAAGGATAGAGGGCAACAACATGTTCTGTGACTTCTACAACTCCAGCACCCTCACATATTGCAAAAGGCTGAGGGTGATGTGTCCTGAACACACCAAGGCACCACTGGTCAAGGATCATGAG gtgtgtggagCTCCTCTGACCTCCAATGTGTTTAACGTGACGGGAGAAATATGTCTGGCGCCCAAAAAGAAATGTTTGCGTCACTACTGTTGGGAAAAGCTGCGGAGGGCTGAGATAGACATGGAGAGAGTCAGACAG TGGCTCAAATTAGATGAGTTACTGGAACAGGAGCGTACAGTGAGGCAAGCGATGACTAACCGTGCTGGAGTGCTGGGACTGATGCTGCACTCCACCTACGACCATGAACTGGCAGAGAAGCTCCAACAGTCCCAGCAGTACCACCAGAATGACCACCAGTACCACACCAACAGTACAAAGTATCAACgaaccaacaccaccagtaacaccgctgctaatgccaccaccactacacagcaCAAACAGAAGAAACAGCAGCAGTCACAGCAACGCCATCACTCCTCCTCACAGCGGTACAGCACAGATCTCCAAACCAGTGAGACACAGCTTCCCAGTGATCACCAGTACCACAGCACAGGACACAAGCATCACCACAGCGACCACCAGTACCATAACAGTGACCGCACCAgtaagcagcaacaacaacagcagcagcagcagcagcaccatcacaGCGACCACCAGTACCACAGCAGTGACCGCACCAAGCCACTGCAGCAGACACCCCCCACAACGCAGCACCACCACAATGACCACCAGTATCATTCCAGCAGCAGGGACCAGAAGTACCAGACCAGTCAGCGGTACCACTCAGACCACCAGTATTACTCCAGCAAGAAACAAAAGTGA
- the LOC123507420 gene encoding target of EGR1 protein 1-like, protein MEEKLPIIEVTGDNLAQVWPCLSRALRDATFVAMDCELSGLGNRSKIKSFELDVRYQNMAEVARNYAIVALGISCFSCNSVSSIDMQDEKGEEQIRSHDYMVQTFNVLTMCSDPFTVECDSLKFLHNHGFDFNKLYAKGILYYKGCDRKNDKSLSVRNLFTKLLEYRKPLIVHNGLIDLIFLYQSFYCDLPKKNDTFAADLDDLFPAGVYDTKYLAEFHQAVPASYLEYLFKKMQLRNNSRQRNGQWHVRLRFPPYPRHAPNIDWYSYLQIFSYKVDEDTDKRDLCQNYAFHGFCNDVRCSQSHNINRVVKEIQIQGAKKHGDSKYAGYKKGSLVHVIENFTKKLEEGKSQKRKSFSDNVPPAKKSHLSSKETKEAEQVSKDLNGVVPEQIEPQSLRSTNGHRAGYDAFMTGYVFASIVSGKGVWTSKDDPFTPANVGLADQVNKVYLGGKNFPFLIRTGAYASKSSKHCSKIEKVRGSESTVRNV, encoded by the exons ATGGAGGAGAAGCTGCCCATAATTGAGGTGACCGGGGACAACCTGGCTCAGGTGTGGCCCTGTCTGTCACGGGCCTTGAGGGACGCGACCTTCGTGGCCATGGACTGT GAGCTGTCTGGCCTTGGGAACAGAAGCAAGATCAAAAGCTTTGAACTTGATGTGCGGTACCAGAACATGGCAGAGGTGGCTCGGAACTATGCTATTGTTGCCCTGGGAATATCTTGCTTTTCCTGTAACTCTGTGAGCAGTATTGATATGCAGGATGAGAAAG GTGAAGAACAAATCCGCAGTCATGACTACATGGTGCAGACCTTCAACGTGCTCACCATGTGCTCCGATCCCTTCACCGTGGAGTGTGATTCCCTCAAGTTCCTGCACAACCATGGCTTTGACTTCAACAAGCTGTATGCCAAGGGAATACTCTACTACAAAGGCTGTGATCGCAAG AATGACAAATCGCTGAGTGTACGAAATCTCTTCACAAAGCTGCTAGAATACAGAAAGCCTCTCATTGTACATAATGGCTTGATAgatctcatcttcctctaccAATCCTTTTACTGTGACCTTCCCAAGAAGAATGACACCTTTGCAGCAGACCTTGATGACCTTTTTCCAGCGGGAGTTTATGACACAAAGTACCTTGCTGAGTTCCACCAAGCTGTTCCTGCAAGTTACCTAGAATACCTGTTCAAAAAGAT GCAGCTGAGGAATAATAGTCGCCAGAGGAATGGACAGTGGCATGTACGGTTACGCTTTCCACCATACCCTAGGCATGCTCCCAACATTGACTGGTACTCTTACCTCCAGATTTTCTCCTACAAAGTGGATGAAGATACTGACAAACGGGACCTCTGTCAGAACTACGCT ttccaTGGGTTTTGCAATGATGTTAGGTGTTCCCAGAGCCACAACATCAACAGAGTGGTGAAGGAGATCCAGATACAAGGAGCTAAGAAGCACGGAGACTCCAAGTATGCTGGTTATAAAAAAGGTTCTCTGGTTCATGTCATTGAAAACTTTACCAAGAAATTAGAAGAGGGGAAGTCccagaaaagaaaatcattcTCTGACAATGTTCCTCCTGCAAAAAAGAGTCATTTGAGTtcgaaggaaacaaaggaggcTGAACAGGTCAGCAAAGACTTGAATGGTGTTGTGCCAGAGCAGATTGAGCCTCAGAGCCTTCGCAGTACCAATGGTCACCGCGCTGGCTACGATGCATTCATGACCGGTTATGTATTTGCCAGTATTGTCTCAGGGAAGGGAGTGTGGACATCTAAAGACGATCCCTTTACACCTGCAAATGTTGGCTTGGCTGATCAAGTAAATAAGGTGTATCTAGGAGGTAAAAACTTTCCCTTTCTGATCAGAACAGGAGCCTATGCAAGTAAGTCCTCAAAACATTGTAGTAAAATTGAAAAAGTGAGGGGTAGCGAAAGCACTGTAAGAAATGTATAA
- the LOC123507422 gene encoding splicing factor U2AF 35 kDa subunit-like, which produces MSMSGAEYLASIYGTEKDKVNCSFYIKTGACRHSERCSRKHNKPQYSQTVVMQNMYVSQQNSAKSADGSHLANMSDHEIQEQFEYFFEDVFFECEDKYGEIEEMCVCDNQCDHLRGNVYIKFRREEDAVKAAEDLNNRWYMFRPIYCDLCPVADFREACCRQFEMGQCGKGGFCNFWHVKPISHHLKNLLARSSRSRYRHRTRSRSRSRERYTEKYEGKHEGKHRRRSRSRSRDRDRRDRRGRY; this is translated from the exons ATGTCTATGTCAGGGGCCGAGTACCTTGCCTCCATCTATGGCACAGAGAAGGACAAGGTGAACTGCTCCTTCTACATCAAGACTGGAGCATGCCGGCACAGTGAGAGATGCTCCAGGAAGCACAACAAGCCACAGTACAG TCAAACAGTGGTGATGCAGAACATGTACGTGAGTCAGCAGAACTCAGCCAAGTCAGCGGACGGCTCCCACCTGGCCAACATGAGTGACCACGAGATCCAGGAGCAGTTTGAGTATTTCTTTGAGGACGTGTTCTTTGAGTGTGAGGACAAGTACGGCGAGATTGAGGAGATGTGCGTCTGTGACAACCAGTGTGACCACCTGCGAGGGAACGTCTACATCAAGTTCCGACGCGAGGAGGATGCTGTCAAGGCCGCCGAGGATCTCAACAACCGCTGGTACATGTTCCGCCCCATCTACTGTGACCTCTGTCCCGTCGCCGACTTCCGAGAGGCCTGCTGCCGCCAGTTTGAGATGGGGCAGTGTGGCAAGGGGGGATTCTGCAACTTCTGGCATGTCAAGCCCATCTCACACCACCTCAAGAACCTGCTAGCACGTTCCTCCCGCTCCCGCTACCGTCACCGCACTCGATCCCGTTCCAGGTCCAGGGAGAGGTACACTGAAAAGTATGAAGGCAAGCACGAGGGCAAGCACCGCCGCAGGTCCCGCTCTCGTTCCAGGGACAGGGACCGCCGTGACCGCAGGGGACGGTACTGA